The following coding sequences lie in one Eremothecium sinecaudum strain ATCC 58844 chromosome IV, complete sequence genomic window:
- the SWE1 gene encoding tyrosine protein kinase SWE1 (Syntenic homolog of Ashbya gossypii AEL149C; Syntenic homolog of Saccharomyces cerevisiae YJL187C (SWE1)) — protein sequence MGRSSSISAAQRPPFLSTHHDVSPTLQFRQETEDDLELSDFELETYSGETSSTPNNLQFYSSKQSPGLTRSLGALNLSIGNTSNNTSSSRAGRALSHIYEDAEENAEAIAEENAEETADEYERYQIRSGSANSDSGENNIRCTTSRWSSFTPRIHKKLKNSRADGRSPLAPVPVLMNAEVKKQIPKSGNFSSCGEKKMKNLGKLNDSFTKAKPDPSAFQCKGLISKLQCSLFPQKLTIPDTPVKRTPHAVIMSSPTESPGLFLSGSVRNHRPPSLSAGTYSGSTSTSSSPTHSPCSNGARLAKELHVQQQKKKRSRIIKNTELSNMLQEFTDDLFGDDDGPLFGSSPLETPKKLARQKESNKQYLNIPSTSSYRSSISKPRLINAALCNAYEHLATKFTNVTLIGKGQFSTLYQATFPETQMKYAIKSMTPNRHNMKSHILQEIQILSEISEETRDAEGKEYVIQFISSWEYGNSFYVMTELCENGNLDQFLQEQIVSRAKRLEDWRIWKIIVEICLALRFIHDTCSIVHLDLKPANIMITFEGNLKIGDFGMATKLPLTDKNFENEGDREYIAPEIISEGIYDFRADIFSLGLIIVEIAANVVLPDNGNAWHKLRSGDLSDAGRFSSTDLNSDSIFSSTNMNSHLTDATNHDCYGIDMNRKNIVPAWVPRFLIDSDSLERFVMWMIEPDYRKRPSANAVLQTEECQYVEMTRKAGAIIQEDDFGPKPEFFT from the coding sequence ATGGGCAGAAGTAGTAGCATCTCTGCGGCTCAGAGACCTCCATTTCTAAGCACCCATCATGATGTCTCACCTACACTCCAATTTAGGCAGGAAACTGAGGACGATTTAGAACTCAGCGATTTCGAGCTTGAAACCTATAGTGGTGAGACGTCCAGTACTCCTAACAACCTTCAGTTTTACTCATCAAAACAATCGCCTGGATTGACAAGAAGTCTGGGAGCACTCAACCTGTCTATAGGGAATACAAGTAATAATACTTCGTCTTCTAGAGCAGGCAGGGCTCTTTCTCATATCTATGAGGATGCGGAGGAAAATGCGGAGGCGATTGCAGAGGAGAATGCAGAGGAGACTGCAGATGAATATGAACGATACCAAATTAGAAGCGGGAGTGCGAACAGTGATAGCGGTGAAAATAACATACGTTGTACTACAAGCAGGTGGTCCTCCTTCACTCCGCGGATACAcaagaagttgaagaataGCAGAGCTGATGGAAGATCTCCTTTAGCTCCTGTTCCAGTACTGATGAACGCCGAGGTTAAAAAGCAGATACCAAAGAGCGGCAACTTTTCCAGCTGTGGGGAGAAGAAAATGAAAAATCTAGGGAAGCTAAACGATTCATTTACTAAAGCCAAACCCGATCCTTCTGCCTTCCAGTGCAAAGGACTAATATCAAAACTTCAATGCAGCCTTTTCCCTCAAAAATTAACGATACCCGATACTCCGGTGAAACGAACCCCCCACGCCGTTATAATGAGCTCACCCACGGAGAGCCCCGGCCTTTTTTTATCCGGATCAGTTCGAAACCATAGGCCGCCGAGCTTATCAGCAGGCACTTATTCGGGGAGTACCTCTACCTCGAGCTCGCCAACCCATTCGCCATGCTCCAACGGCGCTAGACTAGCGAAAGAGCTACATGTACAACAacaaaagaaaaagagGTCCAGAATCATCAAAAACACTGAATTGTCTAATATGCTGCAGGAATTCACCGATGATCTCTTTGGTGATGACGATGGCCCGCTTTTTGGATCATCTCCACTTGAAACGCCAAAAAAGTTAGCCCGCCAAAAAGAGAGTAACAAGCAATACTTGAATATTCCATCCACTTCGTCATATAGGAGCAGTATCAGTAAACCCCGACTTATCAATGCCGCCCTGTGTAACGCGTACGAGCATTTGGCGACCAAGTTTACCAACGTCACATTGATTGGAAAAGGTCAATTTTCCACCTTGTATCAAGCAACATTCCCTGAAACCCAGATGAAATACGCTATTAAAAGCATGACTCCAAACAGACATAACATGAAAAGTCATATTCTACAGGAAATTCAAATCCTATCTGAAATTAGCGAAGAAACACGAGATGCGGAGGGCAAAGAATATGTTATTCAATTCATCTCATCGTGGGAGTATGGGAACTCATTTTACGTAATGACCGAACTGTGTGAAAATGGAAACCTAGATCAATTCCTCCAAGAACAAATTGTTTCGAGAGCCAAAAGGCTAGAGGATTGGCGAATATGGAAGATCATAGTCGAAATTTGCCTTGCGCTTAGGTTCATACACGATACATGCTCGATAGTGCACCTAGACCTGAAACCAGCTAACATCATGATAACTTTTGAAGGTAACCTCAAAATAGGAGACTTCGGTATGGCTACCAAACTTCCTCTAACAGACAAGAACTTCGAAAACGAAGGCGACCGTGAGTACATTGCTCCTGAAATAATATCTGAAGGTATATACGACTTCAGAGCTGACATATTCTCCCTAGGCCTCATAATAGTCGAGATAGCCGCTAATGTAGTGCTCCCTGATAATGGCAATGCTTGGCATAAACTCCGATCAGGTGATCTCTCCGATGCTGGAAGGTTTAGTAGTACAGATTTGAACTCTGACTCGATTTTCTCATCCACGAACATGAATAGTCACTTAACAGACGCCACTAACCATGACTGTTATGGTATAGACATGAACAGGAAGAACATTGTTCCTGCATGGGTACCCAGATTTTTAATAGACTCTGATTCCCTTGAGCGCTTCGTGATGTGGATGATTGAGCCTGACTACAGGAAACGACCCAGCGCAAATGCCGTTTTGCAAACGGAGGAATGCCAGTATGTGGAGATGACTAGGAAAGCAGGCGCTATCATTCAAGAAGACGACTTTGGTCCAAAACCAGAGTTCTTTACCTAG